A DNA window from Aminipila luticellarii contains the following coding sequences:
- a CDS encoding heavy metal translocating P-type ATPase gives MNKKLVKIIIAAVIFAIGLLVKTDILWLKPAIFIASYIVVGTDVVVKAIKNIFQGQVFQESFLMTVATVGALIIGEYPEAVAVMLFYQVGEYFQSYAVAKSRKSIASLMDIRPDYANVKKGDELIKTDPDEVAIGDTIVVRAGERIPLDGKVLDGNSMIDTSALTGESVPREAGVGSDVLSGCINVNGVLTIEVTKEFGESTVSKILDLVENASSKKANTENFITKFARVYTPIVMAAALLIAIIPPLVISDATFGDWIYRALTFLVVSCPCALVVSIPLSFFGGIGGASRRGVLVKGSNYLEALAQTEIVVFDKTGTLTKGVFKVQKINAVGISEEELLELTAYVESYSNHPISLSLKAAYGKDIDNEKIIDVEEIAGHGVSATVHGRKVFAGNVKLMQKIGVEYSRDEIIGTTVHVAIDGQYAGYIVIADEVKEDAAEAIRLLKKANIHQTVMLTGDAKSVGEKVGKELGLDKVYTELLPGDKVEKVEELLAQAKKSANGKLAFVGDGINDAPVLARADIGIAMGGLGSDAAIEAADVVIMTDEPSKLATAMKISQKTLRIAKQNIWLALSIKSIVLVLSAVGIATMWEAVFADVGVTIIAVLNSFRALNTKNL, from the coding sequence ATGAACAAGAAACTTGTAAAAATTATCATAGCCGCAGTCATTTTTGCAATCGGGCTGCTGGTTAAAACAGACATCCTTTGGCTTAAACCCGCTATCTTTATTGCCAGCTATATCGTAGTCGGAACCGATGTAGTGGTAAAGGCTATCAAGAATATCTTTCAAGGCCAGGTTTTTCAGGAAAGCTTTTTAATGACTGTAGCGACCGTTGGCGCGCTTATTATTGGGGAATATCCCGAAGCTGTTGCCGTTATGCTGTTTTATCAGGTTGGCGAGTATTTTCAAAGCTATGCCGTTGCTAAGTCCCGGAAGTCTATCGCAAGCCTGATGGATATACGCCCCGATTACGCAAATGTGAAAAAGGGCGACGAATTGATCAAGACCGACCCGGACGAGGTGGCGATTGGCGATACTATCGTTGTCCGCGCAGGTGAAAGAATCCCGTTGGATGGCAAAGTGCTGGACGGCAATTCAATGATCGACACCTCTGCGCTGACCGGAGAATCCGTTCCGCGCGAAGCCGGCGTCGGCTCGGATGTTTTAAGCGGCTGTATCAATGTGAACGGTGTTCTGACGATTGAGGTCACAAAAGAATTTGGCGAATCGACTGTCAGTAAAATACTTGACCTCGTTGAAAACGCCAGCAGCAAAAAGGCAAACACCGAAAACTTCATTACAAAATTTGCGCGGGTTTATACCCCAATCGTTATGGCTGCCGCGCTTCTAATTGCGATCATCCCGCCGCTGGTAATATCCGACGCTACCTTTGGCGACTGGATATACAGGGCATTGACATTCTTGGTTGTTTCCTGCCCATGCGCGTTGGTTGTTTCCATACCGCTCTCCTTCTTTGGCGGCATTGGCGGTGCGTCAAGGCGCGGTGTTCTTGTCAAAGGCAGTAACTATTTGGAAGCATTGGCGCAGACTGAAATCGTTGTGTTTGACAAAACAGGAACCCTTACAAAAGGTGTGTTCAAGGTTCAAAAGATAAACGCTGTCGGCATTTCCGAAGAAGAATTGCTGGAGCTTACCGCTTATGTTGAGAGTTATTCCAATCATCCCATTTCGCTCTCGTTGAAAGCGGCCTACGGGAAAGATATCGACAATGAAAAAATTATTGATGTTGAGGAAATCGCGGGCCACGGCGTCAGCGCAACGGTTCATGGCCGTAAAGTTTTTGCCGGTAACGTCAAGTTAATGCAAAAAATCGGTGTTGAATATTCGCGGGATGAGATTATAGGAACAACCGTACACGTTGCCATTGACGGTCAATATGCCGGATATATCGTAATTGCCGATGAGGTTAAGGAAGATGCGGCAGAAGCGATAAGGCTGCTCAAAAAAGCAAACATCCATCAGACTGTGATGCTGACGGGCGATGCGAAAAGCGTGGGTGAGAAGGTCGGCAAAGAATTAGGGCTGGATAAGGTCTACACAGAACTGCTTCCCGGAGATAAAGTGGAAAAGGTGGAGGAACTGCTGGCGCAGGCGAAAAAATCGGCAAATGGAAAGCTGGCTTTTGTAGGCGACGGCATTAACGACGCGCCTGTTTTAGCCCGTGCCGACATAGGCATTGCGATGGGCGGATTGGGTTCCGACGCGGCCATCGAAGCCGCCGACGTCGTAATTATGACCGACGAGCCGTCCAAGCTGGCAACAGCAATGAAGATATCTCAGAAGACGCTCCGAATCGCAAAGCAAAACATATGGCTTGCTTTGTCGATAAAATCCATTGTGCTTGTACTCAGCGCGGTTGGGATCGCTACTATGTGGGAAGCCGTGTTTGCGGATGTTGGCGTGACGATCATTGCAGTGCTGAACTCCTTCCGCGCGTTGAATACAAAGAATTTATAA
- a CDS encoding cation transporter — protein MKKSFRLEGLDCANCAAKIEKEVKALDGVTDVTVNAMTAKMVLEADDGKMDEIIKTAEKIVKKHEPHVVMKKA, from the coding sequence ATGAAAAAGTCATTCAGATTGGAAGGGTTGGACTGCGCGAACTGCGCGGCGAAAATCGAAAAGGAAGTCAAGGCGTTGGACGGTGTAACGGACGTAACAGTAAACGCTATGACGGCTAAGATGGTTCTTGAGGCTGACGACGGGAAAATGGACGAAATTATTAAGACCGCCGAAAAAATCGTCAAGAAGCATGAACCTCATGTTGTCATGAAAAAGGCGTAA
- a CDS encoding ArsR/SmtB family transcription factor: MSVRSDVCDCDVIHEEIVNAVKIKMLSDDTFNTLTKFLKVVGDSTRVRILWALDANEMCVCDLAVLLGMTKSAISHQLRTLRRENLVKFRKDGKIAYYSLTDDHVKIVLEQSISHVTE; this comes from the coding sequence ATGTCTGTCAGAAGCGATGTTTGCGATTGTGATGTTATACATGAAGAAATCGTAAACGCAGTTAAAATAAAAATGCTTTCAGATGACACTTTTAATACTTTGACAAAATTTTTGAAAGTCGTGGGGGATAGCACAAGGGTTAGAATTTTATGGGCATTAGATGCCAATGAAATGTGTGTCTGTGACTTAGCTGTTTTGCTTGGCATGACAAAATCTGCTATATCACATCAGTTACGCACATTGAGAAGAGAAAATCTTGTAAAATTCAGGAAAGACGGCAAGATTGCTTATTATTCTCTCACAGATGATCATGTGAAAATCGTTTTGGAACAAAGCATAAGCCATGTAACAGAATAA
- a CDS encoding helix-turn-helix domain-containing protein codes for MDRKALGMRLAAVRKESDYTSERLAQECDISAVYIRQIEAGKYQPSISTLIKFGNVLHRSLDYFVQDSIEWNELNTLTGIAEKCKHLNPEQIKMVERMIDAMYEPEKKS; via the coding sequence ATGGATCGAAAGGCACTTGGTATGCGATTGGCCGCCGTGAGAAAAGAGTCCGATTATACCTCGGAAAGACTGGCTCAGGAGTGCGATATCAGCGCCGTATATATCAGGCAGATTGAGGCTGGGAAATATCAGCCCAGCATTTCAACACTGATTAAATTCGGGAATGTCCTTCACCGCTCCCTTGATTATTTTGTGCAGGACAGCATAGAGTGGAATGAGCTGAATACACTGACTGGAATTGCTGAAAAGTGTAAGCACCTAAATCCTGAACAGATCAAAATGGTGGAGCGGATGATAGACGCAATGTATGAGCCTGAAAAGAAATCCTGA
- a CDS encoding helix-turn-helix domain-containing protein: MSYFNHIYSAPPDELPHRARAVYIYLRDRAGKGSDCWPAVKTIAADLQLSRSTVKRALNDLVKEGLIEKESRYRENGSNTSNRLILKK; encoded by the coding sequence ATGAGCTACTTTAACCACATTTATTCTGCCCCGCCCGATGAGCTCCCCCATCGGGCGAGGGCGGTTTATATTTACCTCCGTGACCGTGCGGGAAAAGGTTCGGATTGCTGGCCTGCGGTCAAGACCATAGCCGCCGACTTGCAGCTCTCCCGCAGCACCGTCAAGCGCGCCCTGAATGATTTGGTGAAGGAAGGGCTTATTGAAAAGGAATCTCGCTACCGGGAGAATGGCAGCAATACCAGCAACCGGCTGATTCTGAAAAAATAG
- a CDS encoding VirD4-like conjugal transfer protein, CD1115 family, with amino-acid sequence MQSQVYILIAAAAVMFLIIGGLSLLAHYYTLNGIKSRTVGDGQHGTARFATKQEIKSIYKHIPFQAELWRKGQCLPATDEQGIILGSMGAKNKVTALVDTDDVHCLMIGASGVGKTAFFLYPNLEYACASGMSFLTTDTKGDLFRNYGGIARDYYGYHVAVIDLRNPTRSDGNNMLQLVNTYMDAYLADENNLVAKAKAEKYAKIISKTIINASGENYGQNQFFYDAAEGLLSSIILLVAEYLPPTKVDGKKVDCRHIISVFKLVQDLLAPSKVKGKSQFQLLMEKLPPDHKARWFAGAALNSAEQAMASVLSTVLSRLNAFLDSEMEQILCFDTAIDAEKFCNEKSALFVVLPEEDLTKYFMVSLMIQQLYREILAVADENGGKLKNRVMFYCDELGTLPAIESLELIFSASRSRRLSMIPIIQSFGQLEKNYGKEGSEIIVDNCQDTIFGGFAPNSQTAEVLSKALGSRTVMSGSISRGKNDPSQSLQMMERPLMTPDELKSIPKGNFVVMKTGTHPMRTRLRLFLDWGIRFGKPYTVAEKANRKVVYADKQTLEENIVRKHTACLMVDEETGELLELPTGTGALHTPVAEPPAEPQKRRSHLRT; translated from the coding sequence ATGCAATCCCAAGTCTACATCTTAATCGCAGCGGCCGCCGTGATGTTTCTCATCATCGGCGGCCTTTCTCTTTTGGCTCATTATTACACACTCAATGGGATCAAATCCCGCACAGTGGGCGACGGCCAACATGGAACGGCGCGCTTTGCCACCAAGCAGGAAATCAAAAGCATTTACAAACACATTCCCTTTCAGGCGGAGCTGTGGCGGAAGGGTCAATGCCTCCCTGCCACAGATGAGCAGGGTATCATCCTCGGCAGCATGGGAGCAAAGAACAAGGTCACGGCGCTGGTGGATACCGACGATGTTCACTGCCTCATGATCGGCGCATCCGGCGTGGGTAAGACAGCGTTTTTCCTGTACCCCAATCTGGAATATGCCTGCGCCAGCGGCATGAGCTTTCTGACCACCGACACCAAGGGGGACCTGTTCCGCAACTACGGCGGCATTGCCCGTGACTATTACGGCTACCATGTGGCTGTCATTGACCTTCGAAATCCCACCCGTTCCGACGGCAACAATATGCTCCAGCTGGTCAACACCTACATGGATGCCTACCTTGCCGATGAAAACAACCTTGTGGCAAAGGCCAAAGCGGAGAAATACGCAAAAATCATCTCCAAAACCATCATCAACGCCAGCGGCGAGAACTATGGGCAAAATCAGTTTTTCTATGATGCCGCCGAGGGACTTCTGTCCTCCATCATTCTGCTGGTTGCGGAATATCTGCCGCCCACCAAAGTAGACGGGAAAAAGGTGGACTGCCGCCATATCATCAGCGTGTTCAAGCTGGTGCAGGATTTGCTGGCCCCCAGTAAGGTAAAGGGCAAAAGTCAGTTCCAGCTCCTCATGGAAAAGCTGCCGCCCGACCACAAGGCCCGCTGGTTTGCGGGAGCCGCCCTCAATTCCGCGGAACAGGCCATGGCGTCGGTACTCTCTACCGTGCTGTCCCGCCTGAATGCCTTTCTCGACTCTGAAATGGAGCAGATACTCTGCTTTGATACAGCCATTGATGCGGAGAAATTCTGCAATGAAAAATCCGCGCTGTTTGTGGTCCTGCCCGAAGAAGATTTGACCAAATATTTTATGGTCAGCTTAATGATTCAGCAGCTCTACCGGGAAATCCTCGCTGTGGCGGATGAAAACGGCGGTAAGCTGAAAAACCGGGTGATGTTCTACTGTGACGAGCTGGGTACACTGCCTGCCATTGAATCGCTGGAGCTGATTTTTTCGGCCAGCCGATCCCGCCGTCTTTCCATGATCCCCATTATCCAGTCCTTTGGTCAGCTTGAAAAAAATTACGGCAAGGAGGGTTCGGAAATTATCGTGGACAACTGCCAGGATACCATCTTCGGCGGATTCGCGCCAAACAGCCAGACTGCCGAGGTGCTGAGTAAGGCGCTGGGCAGCCGTACCGTTATGAGTGGCAGTATCAGCCGTGGCAAAAATGATCCCAGCCAGTCCTTACAGATGATGGAGCGTCCTCTCATGACGCCGGACGAACTGAAATCCATTCCCAAAGGAAACTTTGTCGTCATGAAAACCGGTACTCATCCCATGAGGACAAGACTGCGGCTGTTTCTGGATTGGGGCATCCGCTTCGGAAAGCCCTATACCGTGGCGGAAAAGGCGAACCGCAAAGTAGTGTACGCCGACAAGCAGACGCTGGAGGAAAACATCGTCCGCAAGCACACAGCCTGCCTGATGGTGGATGAGGAAACCGGGGAGCTCCTTGAACTGCCCACCGGCACCGGAGCACTCCATACACCCGTGGCGGAACCGCCCGCAGAGCCACAGAAGCGGCGCAGCCACCTCAGAACGTAA
- a CDS encoding ClpX C4-type zinc finger protein, which produces MDKELLLLDSKLDYHLFLYKQLTEQLSSIQKCAAQGSIESYESMLADETLRDALLLKFILFQRTIKKVGFSTMASRYKMRLEKFPWLEAEYFDQNCVVHYDCVWSLLQDIRPLKRQIERIKKYDDARYEEHGEDIHCSFCGKGQQEVERIIAGTHEAICNECVGLCSEILEEITEDENGKK; this is translated from the coding sequence ATGGACAAGGAATTATTACTGCTTGACAGCAAATTGGATTATCATCTGTTTCTCTATAAACAGCTCACGGAGCAGCTATCCTCCATTCAAAAATGTGCGGCTCAAGGCAGCATCGAAAGCTATGAGTCAATGCTGGCGGATGAAACGCTTCGGGATGCGCTGCTGCTGAAATTTATTCTTTTCCAGCGCACCATTAAAAAGGTTGGATTCTCAACAATGGCAAGCCGCTACAAGATGCGGTTGGAAAAATTTCCGTGGCTGGAAGCGGAATACTTTGACCAGAACTGCGTGGTGCATTATGATTGCGTGTGGTCGCTTCTGCAGGACATAAGGCCGCTGAAACGACAAATAGAGCGTATCAAAAAATATGATGACGCCCGGTATGAAGAGCATGGCGAGGATATTCACTGCAGCTTCTGCGGCAAGGGTCAGCAGGAGGTTGAACGCATCATTGCCGGTACCCATGAAGCAATCTGCAATGAGTGCGTCGGGCTCTGCTCCGAGATACTGGAGGAAATAACGGAAGATGAAAACGGGAAAAAATAG